The following proteins are encoded in a genomic region of Nocardioides renjunii:
- a CDS encoding DUF808 domain-containing protein: MAGGLFALLDDVAALARIAAASVDDVGAAAARASAKAAGVVVDDTAVTPQYLHGSAAARELPIIKKIAIGSLRNKLLFILPAAVLLGQFLPWLLPVILIFGGGFLAYEGAHKVYERVTGHATEAEEDIAPHGELTPEHEARTISQAIRTDFILSAEIMVIALKEVVSSDPDASIWMRAIVLGVVAVLITVLVYGVVALIVKMDDVGLHLAEKPSKGSQRVGLALVSAMPRLLAAISFIGTLAMLWVGGHIFLISLYEIGGHDGLLEGTAVGDALHAPYDLLHHWEEDVHHAIGGALGGLVGWLLNTVVSALVGLFVGGIVLAVLHAFGIGGGHGSEHGSEHASENGAENGAEHGAEHGAEHGADHTDEHADEHAGEQPGGATAEDSPNR; this comes from the coding sequence ATGGCCGGCGGACTGTTCGCCCTCCTCGACGACGTCGCCGCACTCGCGCGCATCGCCGCCGCCAGCGTGGACGACGTGGGTGCCGCCGCGGCCCGCGCGAGCGCCAAGGCCGCCGGCGTCGTGGTCGACGACACGGCCGTGACGCCGCAGTACCTCCACGGGTCCGCCGCCGCCCGCGAGCTGCCGATCATCAAGAAGATCGCGATCGGCTCGCTGCGCAACAAGCTGCTCTTCATCCTCCCGGCCGCCGTGCTGCTGGGGCAGTTCCTGCCCTGGCTGCTCCCGGTGATCCTCATCTTCGGTGGTGGGTTCCTCGCCTACGAGGGCGCCCACAAGGTCTACGAACGCGTGACCGGCCACGCGACGGAGGCCGAGGAGGACATCGCCCCGCACGGCGAGCTGACCCCCGAGCACGAGGCCCGCACCATCTCGCAGGCCATCCGCACCGACTTCATCCTCAGCGCCGAGATCATGGTCATCGCGCTCAAGGAGGTGGTGAGCTCCGACCCCGACGCGAGCATCTGGATGCGCGCCATCGTGCTGGGCGTGGTGGCGGTCCTGATCACCGTCCTCGTCTACGGCGTCGTCGCGCTGATCGTGAAGATGGACGACGTCGGCCTCCACCTCGCCGAGAAGCCGTCCAAGGGCTCGCAGCGCGTCGGGCTGGCGCTCGTCTCCGCGATGCCCCGCCTGCTCGCCGCGATCTCCTTCATCGGCACCCTCGCCATGCTCTGGGTCGGCGGCCACATCTTCCTCATCAGCCTCTACGAGATCGGCGGCCACGACGGCCTCCTCGAGGGCACCGCGGTCGGCGACGCCCTGCACGCGCCGTACGACCTCCTGCACCACTGGGAGGAGGACGTGCACCACGCCATCGGCGGGGCGCTCGGCGGCCTGGTCGGGTGGCTGCTCAACACGGTCGTCTCCGCCCTCGTCGGACTGTTCGTCGGTGGCATCGTCCTGGCGGTCCTCCACGCCTTCGGGATCGGCGGCGGCCACGGGTCGGAGCACGGGTCGGAGCACGCGTCCGAGAACGGGGCCGAGAACGGGGCCGAGCACGGGGCCGAGCACGGGGCCGAGCACGGGGCGGACCACACCGATGAGCACGCCGACGAGCACGCCGGTGAGCAGCCCGGAGGGGCGACCGCCGAGGATTCCCCGAATCGCTGA
- a CDS encoding class I SAM-dependent methyltransferase: MRDPDAAFSDPRQAVLHDVLDDDRSDLDAYVALVEDVRARRIVDVGCGTGSLAVRLAALGLDVVGVDPAGASLDVARSKPQAERVTWIHGDATDLNGRVGGADLVVMTGNVAQVFVSDEDWAATLRSVAAALRPGGWFVFETRRPEARDWETWDLPPTSVRLEDGRTAVVTRTVTRVEPPLVSFESSAAIGPDVLTSTSTLRFRPRSEVEHDLRAHGFEVDDVREAPDRPGKEYVFVCRRGGGDRGDDRGSLPA, encoded by the coding sequence ATGCGAGACCCCGACGCCGCGTTCAGCGACCCGCGCCAAGCCGTCCTCCACGACGTCCTCGACGACGACCGATCGGACCTCGACGCCTACGTCGCACTGGTCGAGGACGTGCGGGCCCGGAGGATCGTCGACGTCGGGTGCGGGACCGGCAGCCTGGCGGTGCGCCTGGCTGCCCTGGGCCTCGACGTCGTCGGTGTCGACCCGGCCGGGGCGTCGCTCGACGTGGCGAGGAGCAAGCCGCAGGCCGAGCGGGTGACCTGGATCCATGGCGACGCCACCGACCTGAACGGACGGGTGGGCGGCGCCGACCTGGTGGTGATGACGGGCAACGTCGCCCAGGTGTTCGTCTCCGACGAGGACTGGGCGGCCACGCTGCGCAGCGTCGCGGCTGCGCTCCGGCCCGGTGGCTGGTTCGTCTTCGAGACCCGGCGACCCGAGGCCCGGGACTGGGAGACGTGGGACCTGCCGCCGACGTCCGTCCGGCTGGAGGACGGGCGTACGGCCGTGGTGACCCGCACGGTGACGCGGGTCGAGCCGCCGCTCGTCAGCTTCGAGAGCTCCGCCGCGATCGGACCCGACGTCCTGACCTCCACCTCCACCCTGCGCTTCCGGCCGCGCTCGGAGGTCGAGCACGACCTGCGAGCCCACGGCTTCGAGGTGGACGACGTACGTGAGGCGCCGGACCGTCCGGGCAAGGAGTACGTCTTCGTGTGTCGACGTGGAGGGGGCGATCGAGGGGACGATCGTGGGAGCCTCCCGGCATGA
- a CDS encoding metallopeptidase family protein, whose product MDDVSTPAEAPGTRRRTRDRRGRGMRGPGILPPEPGTPVVRTARQRFDQLVLDVVTPLDERWQRHLGLVEYAVEDAPMLPDDWGDETVPLSSLVRGKGTDPTRLVLFRRPIEHRATSRDELEAMVHTVVVEQLAELLGLTPGQVDERYTD is encoded by the coding sequence GTGGACGACGTCAGCACCCCGGCCGAGGCTCCCGGGACCCGGCGCAGGACCCGCGACCGCCGCGGTCGCGGGATGCGCGGACCGGGCATCCTGCCCCCGGAGCCCGGCACCCCGGTCGTGCGCACCGCGCGGCAGCGCTTCGACCAGCTCGTGCTCGACGTCGTCACACCGCTCGACGAGCGCTGGCAGCGCCACCTCGGGCTCGTGGAGTACGCCGTCGAGGACGCCCCGATGCTGCCCGACGACTGGGGCGACGAGACCGTGCCGCTGTCGTCCCTGGTGCGCGGCAAGGGCACCGACCCGACCCGGCTGGTGCTCTTCCGACGCCCCATCGAGCACCGCGCCACCAGCCGTGACGAGCTCGAGGCAATGGTGCACACGGTCGTGGTCGAGCAGCTCGCCGAGCTGCTGGGGCTCACGCCCGGGCAGGTCGACGAGCGCTACACCGACTGA
- a CDS encoding GNAT family N-acetyltransferase: protein MPPAAPLLREMRPEDVPAVLAGQEPAAVAGLSEVFPQDLHPFPRQTIADRWLAEIEDAATSCFVIVRHDRVVGFAAVRGDEVVHFGVEVEQWGTGVAAAAQDELLEVMRAGGVQRPWLRVYAGNARGRRFWEKLGWRPTGERGRGTLPPYAELLTYELAG from the coding sequence ATGCCGCCAGCCGCCCCGCTCCTCCGCGAGATGCGTCCCGAGGACGTCCCGGCGGTGCTCGCGGGCCAGGAGCCGGCGGCGGTGGCTGGGCTGTCGGAGGTGTTCCCGCAGGACCTCCACCCGTTCCCACGGCAGACGATCGCGGACCGCTGGCTCGCCGAGATCGAGGATGCCGCCACGTCCTGCTTCGTCATCGTCCGGCACGACCGGGTCGTCGGGTTCGCGGCCGTACGCGGCGACGAGGTCGTGCACTTCGGCGTCGAGGTCGAGCAGTGGGGGACAGGTGTCGCGGCCGCGGCGCAGGACGAGCTGCTCGAGGTGATGCGGGCGGGCGGTGTGCAGCGTCCCTGGCTGCGGGTCTACGCGGGCAATGCCCGGGGTCGGCGGTTCTGGGAGAAGCTCGGCTGGCGCCCGACCGGGGAGCGCGGCCGCGGCACCCTGCCGCCGTACGCGGAGCTCCTCACCTACGAGCTCGCCGGCTGA
- a CDS encoding HIT domain-containing protein, which translates to MTQSYDGTDFYCDVAIPRAVPLDVVHEDGLVLAYHHTRPFWDVHVVVVPKRHIASLTTVTTEDEADVRALLRVVQRVARQVEEEHGAAAVLTNLGAYQDSRHLHVHVHSGPQRSQAAVGPPQHTGGMDAAALLTRLAEVIDAHDWDALPDLLHPEFTCRLVHTGEVFDRDGWVRLNADYPGFQRLHVEDLVAGGDRGDRGVLRARVVGTSGTGGELVFAVASFATVRDGLLSELTEVWTNVDQQAPEGTRPRQG; encoded by the coding sequence ATGACCCAGTCCTACGACGGCACCGACTTCTACTGCGACGTCGCGATCCCCCGGGCCGTGCCGCTCGACGTCGTCCACGAGGACGGGCTCGTGCTGGCCTACCACCACACCCGGCCCTTCTGGGACGTGCACGTGGTGGTCGTGCCCAAGCGGCACATCGCGTCGCTGACGACGGTCACGACGGAGGACGAGGCCGACGTACGCGCGCTGCTGCGGGTGGTGCAGCGCGTGGCGCGGCAGGTCGAGGAGGAGCACGGCGCGGCCGCGGTCCTGACGAACCTCGGGGCCTACCAGGACTCGCGGCACCTCCACGTGCACGTGCACTCCGGGCCGCAACGGTCGCAGGCGGCTGTCGGTCCCCCGCAGCACACTGGCGGCATGGACGCCGCCGCCCTGCTGACCCGCCTCGCCGAGGTCATCGACGCCCACGACTGGGACGCCTTGCCCGACCTGCTGCACCCCGAGTTCACCTGCCGGCTCGTGCACACCGGCGAGGTGTTCGACCGCGACGGCTGGGTGCGGCTCAACGCGGACTACCCCGGCTTCCAGCGCCTGCACGTCGAGGACCTCGTCGCCGGTGGCGACCGCGGTGATCGCGGCGTGCTGCGCGCGCGGGTCGTCGGCACGAGCGGGACCGGCGGGGAGCTGGTGTTCGCCGTGGCGAGCTTCGCCACGGTGCGCGACGGCCTGCTCTCCGAGCTGACCGAGGTGTGGACGAACGTCGACCAGCAGGCGCCCGAGGGCACCCGCCCCCGGCAGGGCTGA
- a CDS encoding Trm112 family protein: MNIDPQLLSIIVCPACHGTLVEEAEELVCQGCGNAYPVRDDIPVLLVDEARKPA; this comes from the coding sequence GTGAACATCGACCCGCAGCTGCTGAGCATCATCGTCTGCCCGGCCTGCCACGGCACCCTGGTCGAGGAGGCCGAGGAGCTCGTGTGCCAGGGGTGCGGCAACGCCTACCCCGTGCGCGACGACATCCCCGTGCTCCTGGTCGACGAAGCCCGCAAGCCGGCCTGA
- a CDS encoding GNAT family N-acetyltransferase, whose amino-acid sequence MLPEPTARLRFRPMTMADLDDVTALLTAPDPVPVDRPARTPDDAVRWIEWQERNYAAHDFGLWVVETHDGVFVGDCGLTVQDVEGTAEVEVGYHVLPALRRRGYAVEAATAVRDCAAAHGVTHLVALVRPDNTPSQGVARALGMEVERTAYVHGGDALVFGCRLPLGS is encoded by the coding sequence GTGCTGCCCGAGCCGACCGCGCGGCTGCGGTTCCGCCCGATGACGATGGCCGACCTCGACGACGTCACCGCGCTGCTCACCGCACCCGACCCGGTGCCCGTGGACCGCCCGGCCCGGACCCCCGACGACGCGGTGCGGTGGATCGAGTGGCAGGAGCGCAACTACGCCGCGCACGACTTCGGCCTCTGGGTCGTCGAGACCCACGACGGCGTCTTCGTCGGCGACTGCGGGCTGACCGTGCAGGACGTCGAGGGCACCGCCGAGGTCGAGGTCGGCTACCACGTCCTGCCGGCGCTGCGCCGCCGTGGCTACGCCGTCGAGGCCGCGACGGCCGTGCGCGACTGCGCCGCCGCCCACGGCGTGACGCACCTCGTCGCCCTGGTCCGGCCCGACAACACTCCCTCGCAGGGCGTGGCCCGCGCGCTGGGCATGGAGGTCGAGCGGACGGCCTACGTCCACGGCGGCGACGCGCTGGTCTTCGGCTGCCGGCTGCCGCTGGGCTCGTGA
- a CDS encoding isochorismatase family protein — protein MTPPPDLDDVADHAWLVEEREYARHEARRGRRHAYEHLDARRTALVVVDIVPFFVRESAYVRGIVPRVNALAAALRGAGGVVAWVVPGYTEPTAKDREFFGDEVAEAYARSGGEGPVASRLHDGLDVDASDLAVAKTMRGAWSPGSVLPELLTTSGIDTVVVTGTVTNVCVEDTVRGASSAGLRVILVADACAAMRDRDHNATLHVVHRSYGDVRSTDDVLGLLAAAR, from the coding sequence GTGACCCCGCCACCGGACCTCGACGACGTCGCCGACCACGCCTGGCTCGTCGAGGAGCGCGAGTACGCGCGGCACGAGGCCCGCCGGGGCCGGCGGCACGCGTACGAGCACCTCGACGCGCGTCGAACCGCGCTCGTCGTCGTGGACATCGTGCCGTTCTTCGTGCGCGAGTCGGCGTACGTGCGCGGCATCGTGCCCCGCGTCAACGCCCTGGCGGCGGCCCTGCGTGGCGCCGGCGGCGTGGTGGCGTGGGTGGTGCCCGGCTACACCGAGCCGACGGCGAAGGACCGCGAGTTCTTCGGCGACGAGGTGGCCGAGGCCTACGCGCGCTCTGGCGGCGAGGGACCGGTGGCCTCGCGACTGCACGACGGCCTCGACGTCGACGCGTCCGACCTCGCCGTGGCGAAGACCATGCGGGGCGCCTGGTCCCCCGGCTCGGTGCTGCCCGAGCTGCTCACGACCAGCGGGATCGACACGGTGGTCGTGACCGGCACCGTCACCAACGTCTGCGTCGAGGACACCGTCAGGGGCGCGAGCTCGGCGGGCCTGCGGGTCATCCTCGTCGCCGACGCGTGCGCGGCGATGCGCGACCGGGACCACAACGCCACGCTGCACGTCGTGCACCGGTCCTACGGCGACGTCCGCTCGACCGACGACGTGCTGGGCTTGTTGGCTGCCGCGCGCTGA
- a CDS encoding DUF5719 family protein, translating to MSEPTPGPAPAPTSTAGGRRRVAEASRRPSPVTLLAVLIPLLTVAALALVRPAETPATTHDPAGAPLDRSTAVCPARLPGADELRLGSTGLASGSLTLRVGREEDTEALTDGVASRRERSAVVVGATGDLAAGLVASRSGAGSAVGCAPPEPERWFTGLGASAEHASTLTLVNPDRGPAVADVTVWDGSGVVDVPALRGVRVPGGGSATFDLSEVAPNRDALAMQVLVSRGRLGASVVDVLDPVGRGRPVREWLPGQAAPATTSYVLGVGTTPADRTLTLANPGDSQVRVALELVSEESEFAPSGFEEVTLAPASVTEVDLGGVLRGRTARGVQALRLEATGPVTAALRNRTDGDLALAVAGDAVASETAVAVPAGAKRLVVAGATAAGVLTLRAWDEDGDPVVRERRVELAPATAARIRMPDEAVLAQVTLERTEAVVSLEVSDRGLSVLPMAQLVTTSQVPDVRPARR from the coding sequence ATGTCTGAGCCCACTCCCGGTCCCGCGCCCGCTCCCACGTCCACCGCGGGCGGCCGGCGTCGCGTCGCCGAGGCGAGCCGCCGCCCGTCGCCGGTGACCCTGCTCGCCGTGCTGATCCCGCTGCTCACGGTGGCGGCGCTCGCCCTGGTCCGGCCCGCGGAGACCCCCGCGACGACCCATGACCCCGCCGGCGCACCGCTCGACCGGTCGACCGCCGTGTGCCCGGCCCGGCTGCCCGGCGCCGACGAGCTGCGCCTCGGCAGCACCGGCCTCGCGTCCGGCAGCCTCACCCTGCGCGTGGGCCGCGAGGAGGACACCGAGGCACTCACCGACGGCGTCGCCTCCCGGCGCGAGCGGTCCGCGGTCGTCGTCGGCGCCACCGGCGACCTCGCCGCGGGCCTCGTCGCCTCGCGCTCGGGCGCCGGGTCGGCCGTCGGCTGCGCCCCGCCGGAGCCGGAGCGCTGGTTCACCGGCCTCGGCGCGTCGGCCGAGCACGCCTCGACCCTCACGCTGGTCAACCCCGACCGGGGACCCGCCGTCGCCGACGTGACGGTGTGGGACGGCAGCGGCGTCGTCGACGTCCCCGCCCTGCGCGGCGTCCGCGTGCCCGGGGGCGGCTCGGCCACCTTCGACCTGTCCGAGGTCGCGCCCAACCGCGACGCTCTCGCGATGCAGGTCCTCGTGTCGCGTGGCCGGCTCGGCGCGAGCGTGGTCGACGTGCTGGACCCCGTCGGCCGCGGCCGCCCGGTGCGCGAGTGGCTGCCCGGCCAGGCCGCGCCCGCCACGACGTCGTACGTCCTCGGCGTCGGGACGACGCCGGCCGACCGCACGCTGACGCTGGCCAACCCGGGCGACTCACAGGTGCGGGTGGCGCTGGAGCTGGTCAGCGAGGAGAGCGAGTTCGCGCCGTCGGGCTTCGAGGAGGTGACCCTGGCGCCGGCGTCGGTCACCGAGGTGGACCTCGGCGGCGTGCTGCGCGGCCGCACGGCCCGCGGCGTGCAGGCGCTGCGGCTGGAGGCGACCGGTCCGGTCACGGCCGCCCTGCGCAACCGCACCGACGGTGACCTCGCGCTCGCCGTGGCGGGTGATGCGGTGGCGAGCGAGACGGCCGTCGCGGTGCCGGCCGGCGCGAAGCGCCTCGTCGTGGCCGGCGCGACCGCAGCGGGCGTCCTCACCCTCCGGGCGTGGGACGAGGACGGCGACCCGGTGGTGCGGGAGCGGCGCGTCGAGCTGGCGCCCGCCACCGCGGCGCGCATCCGGATGCCCGACGAGGCCGTGCTGGCGCAGGTGACGCTCGAGCGGACGGAGGCGGTCGTGTCGCTGGAGGTCAGCGACCGCGGGCTGTCCGTGCTGCCGATGGCGCAGCTGGTCACGACCAGCCAGGTGCCGGACGTACGACCGGCACGGCGCTGA
- a CDS encoding DUF3499 family protein — MSPARRCSRTACGRGAVNTLTYVYADQTAVLGPLATYAEPHAYDLCDTHSERLSAPRGWEVIRLAPDPRAQGPSSDDLLALADAVREAARPAPAPAPLHSTDDPTRGAKRGHLRVLTPTD; from the coding sequence GTGAGTCCTGCCCGTCGTTGTTCGCGTACGGCGTGTGGCCGTGGTGCGGTCAACACGCTGACCTACGTCTACGCCGACCAGACCGCTGTCCTGGGTCCGCTCGCCACCTACGCCGAGCCCCACGCCTACGACCTCTGCGACACCCACAGCGAGCGGCTCTCGGCGCCGCGCGGCTGGGAGGTCATCCGGCTGGCGCCCGACCCGCGCGCCCAGGGTCCGAGCAGCGACGACCTGCTCGCGCTGGCCGACGCCGTCCGCGAGGCGGCCCGCCCGGCTCCCGCGCCGGCACCGCTCCACTCCACCGACGACCCGACCCGGGGCGCGAAGCGCGGGCACCTGCGCGTGCTCACGCCCACTGACTGA
- a CDS encoding HNH endonuclease signature motif containing protein: MIETLAAAPGAEVEALSASALLALARDRKAAEHRAAADVLEVAARWADLHPPESIHTAATFGDGGRYGLEHEEPIAGEGCPAVAEFCIAELGTVLGISSTAAKRLIGHALELRHRLPRLWAQVHAGAVPAWRARTVAEATIHATPSLTVEAARWVDTQVAAVAGRVGPAQLDRLVAETIKRHHLDTHDPATDPEDGWQHVDPRHATVHDQDVHYAGTMRFEAELDIADALDLDRALAHGAETLKALGSAAPLHARRSAALGDLARTQTALDLHAQGSTAATGEDGLPVAREVVLHAHFPASLDGHDRLDGLDTVFGPTGRLEEGQRLVLLEQVKDWCRDSRTKVTVKPVIDLTAELTAPGYDIPDRIREQVILRDRTCVFPWCTRPARGCDIDHVVPYDHEADTEGRPQPGPTVSSNLAPECRWHHRLKTHSAWRYDVTGPGVYEWTSPHGHRYRRDRTGTTRINGSADDPAPPGRP, translated from the coding sequence ATGATCGAGACGCTGGCAGCGGCACCCGGAGCAGAGGTCGAGGCCCTCTCGGCCTCCGCGCTGCTGGCGCTCGCCCGCGACCGCAAGGCCGCCGAGCACCGCGCGGCAGCGGACGTGCTGGAGGTGGCCGCCCGCTGGGCCGACCTGCACCCGCCGGAGTCGATCCACACCGCCGCTACCTTCGGCGACGGTGGCCGCTACGGCCTCGAGCACGAGGAGCCGATCGCCGGCGAGGGTTGCCCGGCGGTGGCGGAGTTCTGCATCGCCGAGCTCGGCACCGTCCTCGGCATCTCCTCTACCGCAGCGAAGCGGCTCATCGGGCACGCGCTCGAGCTGCGGCACCGCCTGCCTCGGCTGTGGGCGCAGGTCCACGCCGGTGCGGTGCCGGCCTGGCGGGCTCGGACCGTCGCGGAGGCCACGATCCACGCCACCCCGTCCCTCACCGTCGAGGCGGCGCGGTGGGTCGACACCCAGGTCGCGGCCGTCGCCGGCCGGGTCGGACCCGCGCAGCTCGACCGCCTTGTCGCCGAGACCATCAAGCGCCACCACCTCGACACCCACGACCCCGCGACTGATCCCGAGGACGGGTGGCAGCACGTCGACCCGCGCCACGCGACGGTGCACGACCAGGACGTGCATTACGCCGGGACCATGCGGTTCGAGGCCGAGCTCGACATCGCCGACGCCCTCGACCTCGACCGGGCCCTCGCCCACGGCGCCGAGACGCTGAAGGCCCTCGGCTCGGCAGCACCCTTGCACGCCCGCCGGTCGGCTGCGCTGGGCGACCTGGCCCGCACCCAGACCGCCCTCGACCTCCACGCTCAGGGCTCGACCGCCGCCACGGGCGAGGACGGGTTGCCGGTTGCGCGTGAGGTAGTGCTGCACGCCCACTTCCCGGCCAGCCTCGACGGGCACGACCGGCTCGACGGGCTGGACACCGTGTTCGGACCCACCGGCCGCCTCGAGGAGGGGCAACGGCTGGTGCTGCTCGAGCAGGTCAAGGACTGGTGCCGCGACTCTCGCACCAAGGTGACCGTCAAGCCGGTCATCGACCTCACCGCCGAGCTCACCGCACCCGGCTACGACATCCCCGACCGGATCCGCGAACAGGTGATCCTGCGCGACCGCACCTGTGTGTTCCCGTGGTGCACCCGACCCGCCCGGGGCTGCGACATCGACCACGTCGTCCCGTACGACCACGAAGCCGACACCGAGGGCCGTCCCCAGCCGGGGCCGACCGTGTCCTCGAACCTCGCCCCGGAGTGTCGCTGGCACCACCGCCTCAAGACCCATTCGGCCTGGCGCTACGACGTCACCGGACCCGGCGTCTACGAGTGGACGAGTCCGCACGGGCACCGCTACCGACGCGACCGCACCGGCACCACCCGGATCAACGGCTCTGCCGACGACCCCGCACCGCCCGGCCGACCATGA
- a CDS encoding SIS domain-containing protein — protein MPTWFDESRLDDPGVLESVDLRLRTLAESGSRVRREAHEAATATAELIARGRDGERPRAVIAAGPDSRLLRAVLEPWCPVPFVAWPSPGLPGWAGSLDLVVMLAPEGNDHGSASAVAEAVRRGAQVVVACPQRSLVGEHAAGRDVTVLPTVTGDQLATAVVMLDYLAHVHLGPRADADSVAESLDEVATSCSPHRDLAVNPAKMLAIAMADTNPLVWGGSVLAARAARRLAESLRRTSGRSAIAGDAEHLLPVIEATRPQDVFADPFAEEVAEIRPLLLVLDDRADDPVVREQAGMLKAAAARHGVRVETLETDADAEVARYASLLLTGTYAAEYLRVGLVDD, from the coding sequence GTGCCGACCTGGTTCGACGAGTCCCGCCTGGACGACCCCGGCGTGCTGGAGTCGGTGGACCTCCGGCTGCGCACGCTCGCCGAGAGCGGGTCGCGGGTGCGCCGCGAGGCGCACGAGGCGGCCACCGCGACCGCCGAGCTGATCGCCCGTGGCCGCGACGGCGAGCGCCCGCGCGCGGTCATCGCCGCCGGTCCCGACTCACGCCTGCTGCGCGCCGTGCTCGAGCCGTGGTGCCCGGTGCCCTTCGTCGCGTGGCCGAGCCCCGGGCTGCCGGGGTGGGCGGGGTCGCTGGACCTCGTCGTCATGCTCGCACCCGAGGGCAACGACCACGGGTCCGCGTCTGCCGTCGCCGAGGCCGTACGCCGCGGCGCGCAGGTCGTCGTGGCCTGCCCGCAGCGGTCCCTCGTCGGCGAGCACGCGGCCGGCCGCGACGTGACCGTGCTGCCGACCGTGACCGGCGACCAGCTCGCCACCGCGGTCGTGATGCTCGACTACCTCGCGCACGTCCACCTCGGCCCGCGGGCCGACGCCGACTCGGTCGCCGAGTCGCTCGACGAGGTGGCCACCAGCTGCTCGCCCCACCGCGACCTCGCGGTGAACCCGGCGAAGATGCTGGCGATCGCCATGGCCGACACCAACCCGCTCGTGTGGGGCGGCTCCGTCCTCGCCGCGCGGGCGGCCCGACGGCTCGCGGAGTCGCTGCGGCGCACCAGCGGGCGGTCCGCGATCGCCGGCGACGCCGAGCACCTCCTGCCCGTCATCGAGGCGACCAGGCCCCAGGACGTGTTCGCCGACCCGTTCGCCGAGGAGGTGGCCGAGATCCGGCCGCTGCTGCTCGTCCTCGACGACCGCGCCGACGACCCGGTCGTGCGCGAGCAGGCCGGCATGCTGAAGGCCGCGGCCGCCCGCCACGGCGTCCGCGTCGAGACGCTCGAGACGGACGCCGACGCCGAGGTCGCGCGCTACGCCTCGCTCCTGCTCACCGGGACCTACGCCGCGGAGTACCTCCGGGTCGGGCTCGTCGACGACTGA